A DNA window from Brassica napus cultivar Da-Ae chromosome C1, Da-Ae, whole genome shotgun sequence contains the following coding sequences:
- the LOC111207212 gene encoding uncharacterized protein At4g19900-like, producing MDEEESDPLVPPPKATKSERISWFRRKLPELEILKSTTKSKRFHGRVLELYNKNCSAQFFMVWLSPANSFGPREMLAVDTLFTTNPGACLVILSNSLDSPRGSTILKPLLDQGFNLVAVTLDIPFLVKNTPAEAWLKKLKSGKMDPGSIPLSMNPSDLTRLAVLYKYGGIYLDTDIIFLNSMTGLRNAIGAQSLHPRTKRWTRLNNAVMVFDLHHPLMREFLQEYSTTFDGNRWGYNSPYLVSRVINRLGGHKPEYNLTIFHRMLSIQ from the exons ATGGACGAAG AGGAGTCAGATCCGTTGGTACCTCCTCCTAAAGCCACCAAGAGCGAGAGAATCAGCTGGTTCAGGAGAAAGCTACCTGAGCTGGAGATACTGAAGTCAACAACCAAGAGCAAGAGGTTCCACGGAAGAGTCTTGGAGTTGTACAACAAGAACTGCTCAGCTCAGTTCTTCATGGTTTGGCTATCTCCCGCAAATTCCTTTGGACCAAGAGAGATGTTAGCTGTTGACACCCTCTTCACCACCAACCCTGGTGCTTGCTTGGTGATTTTATCCAACTCCTTAGACTCACCAAGAGGATCCACCATCCTTAAGCCCTTGCTTGACCAAGGCTTCAACCTCGTTGCCGTGACACTAGACATCCCGTTCCTCGTCAAGAACACTCCAGCAGAAGCGTGGCTTAAGAAGCTAAAGAGCGGTAAGATGGATCCTGGCTCCATCCCTCTCTCCATGAACCCCTCTGATCTAACAAGACTTGCGGTGCTCTACAAGTACGGAGGAATCTATCTAGACACAGACATCATCTTCCTCAACTCCATGACTGGACTGAGAAACGCGATAGGAGCACAGAGTTTGCATCCTAGAACCAAGAGATGGACAAGACTAAACAACGCGGTGATGGTCTTTGACCTTCACCACCCTCTTATGCGCGAGTTCTTGCAAGAGTACTCCACAACTTTCGACGGTAACAGATGGGGATACAACAGTCCTTACCTAGTCTCTAGAGTTATCAATAGGTTAGGAGGACACAAGCCTGAGTACAATCTAACGATTTTCCACCGGATGCTTTCTATCCAGTGA
- the LOC106454022 gene encoding uncharacterized protein LOC106454022 yields the protein MVGNHLYERGFMDFYFIWTSHGEQCGYSGEASTSNIQDHVDEGTNSPVENMIHDEYQETNIPYGGSDENVFEEPSGDASIFFKRLEDAQQPIYEGCAEGLSGLSLSSRLMNIKTDHNLSEVCMNAICDAFTDYLPANNRAPESYYEIKKLTWYKPKAEGGGKNIPYQRMFYMPIGDRLKHLYQSERTASHMRWHAEHLSPEGEMHHPSDGEAWKHVQKPLIEELKDLWTNSINTYDVSKKQNFVMRAVLMWTISDFPAYGMFSGWMTHGRLACPYCLEETESFWLRNGRKQRNGRKHSWFDCHRKFLHEDHPYRRNVRSFTKNRSVRELPPSILSGEEVLYERINQIDGLKCSVVCGGNGHIPRDIDGYGDYHNWIKKSIFWEFPYWENQLLRHNLDVMHIEKNYFDNIMNTVLNVPGKTKDNLKSRLDLPLFVTEKD from the exons ATGGTGGGAAATCATTTATATGAAAGGGGGTTTATggatttctattttatatggacGAGCCACGGAGAGCAGTGTGGCTATTCTGGTGAAGCATCAACAAGCAACATTCAAGATCATGTTGATGAGGGCACAAATTCTCCAGTGGAGAACATGATTCATGACGAATATCAGGAGACTAATATACCATACGGTGGATCTGATGAGAATGTTTTTGAGGAGCCATCTGGAGATGCAAGTATATTCTTCAAGAGATTAGAGGATGCACAACAACCAATCTACGAGGGTTGTGCTGAAGGGCTTTCTGGACTATCATTGTCTTCACGACTCATGAATATAAAGACTGATCATAATCTGTCTGAGGTGTGCATGAATGCAATCTGTGATGCGTTCACCGATTATCTACCAGCGAATAATCGAGCTCCAGAATCatattatgagattaagaagTTGACATG GTATAAACCAAAAGCAGAAGGTGGAGGAAAAAACATCCCTTATCAGAGGATGTTTTATATGCCTATTGGAGATAGGTTGAAGCATTTATACCAATCAGAGAGGACTGCATCACacatgagatggcatgcagaacATTTGTCTCCCGAAGGCGAGATGCATCATCCATCAGATGGGGAAGCATGGAAACACGTCCAGAAG CCGTTGATTGAAGAGTTGAAAGATTTATGGACAAACAGCATAAACACCTATGATGTGTCgaagaaacaaaattttgtgATGCGAGCAGTCTtgatgtggacgataagtgattttccagcatatggtatgttttCTGGGTGGATGACCCATGGACGACTTGCTTGCCCATATTGTCTTGAAGAAACAGAATCTTTCTGGTTAAGAAATGGGAGAAAACAAAGAAATGGGAGAAAACatagttggttcgattgtcacagGAAATTTCTCCACGAAGATCATCCTTACCGTAGAAATGTGAGGAGTTTCACAAAGAACAGATCAGTTAGAGAACTTCCACCTTCGATTTTGAGTGGTGAAGAAGTTCTTTACGAGAGAATCAACCAGATTGATGGGTTGAAGTGTTCTGTTGTTTGCGGAGGTAATGGACATATACCTCGCGATATCGATGGTTATGGTGATTATCACAATTGGATAAagaagagtattttctgggagtTTCCGTATTGGGAAAATCAGTTGCTTCGACATAATCTCGATGttatgcatattgagaagaattATTTTGACAATATCATGAACACGGTATTGAATGTGCCTggaaagacaaaagataatTTGAAATCAAGGTTAGACTTACCGCTATTTGTAACAGAAAAGGATTAG
- the LOC125580082 gene encoding uncharacterized protein LOC125580082 codes for MRIALKVNEVWETIDPGSKHEKKNNLASALIFQSTPEALTLQVGNLETAKTVWDAIQARHVGAERVREARLQTLMADFDKLKMKEEDSIDTFIGKLAEISSKTASLGEVIFKPKLVKKFLKKERISEEEEEQSGDTGKLMYASGEAQQEGYGRGRGRGGRGNWIGGRGRGRYGGFYAQREAYKQGQNRDKSHITCFSCDKLGHYASECPDAKLKLKETVDKKEEDTQEADELMMHEVVYLNERKVKPSIFEDK; via the exons ATGCGGATCGCCCTTAAAGTCAATGAAGTCTGGGAGACTATCGATCCCGGTTCAAAACATGAGAAAAAGAATAATCTGGCTAGCGCCTTGATATTCCAATCCACACCTGAAGCCCTAACGTTACAAGTAGGGAACCTCGAGACAGCCAAAACCGTTTGGGATGCAATTCAAGCCAGACACGTTGGAGCCGAGAGAGTACGAGAAGCTCGACTGCAAACACTTATGGCAGATTTTGACAAGCTTAAGATGAAGGAAGAAGATAGCATCGATACCTTCATCGGCAAGCTAGCCGAAATCTCATCAAAAACAGCTTCCCTTGGAGAGGTTATTTTTAAACCAAAGCTTGTGAAGAAATTCTTGAAAA AGGAAAGAATAagtgaagaggaggaagaacaGAGTGGTGATACCGGTAAACTGATGTATGCTAGCGGTGAGGCTCAGCAAGAAGGTTAtggtagaggaagaggacgtGGAGGACGAGGTAACTGGATAGGTGGAAGGGGCCGAGGTCGTTATGGAGGCTTCTACGCACAAAGGGAAGCATATAAGCAAGGACAAAACAGAGACAAGAGTCATATTACATGCTTCTCTTGTGATAAACTCGGTCACTACGCCTCAGAGTGTCCTGATGCGAAGCTTAAGCTGAAAGAAACCGTtgacaagaaagaagaagacacacAAGAGGCTGATGAATTGATGATGCATGAAGTGGTTTATCTCAATGAAAGGAAAGTGAAACCTAGTATTTTTGAGGACAAATAG
- the LOC106454019 gene encoding uncharacterized protein LOC106454019 — protein MPHNDPLLVNIGIGECQVTKALIDTGSYVDLIFRDTLDKMGIDLCDMKPSSRTLTGFNGSSEQIIGIIRLPVYAGDTTRTVKFSVIRAKAPYNAILGTPCLHSMKAVPSTYHQCVKFPGKDGTTQTIRGDQRAARELRQSAQQSVSLVNSVAKPIHKIYPQKEEIREVPINEAGPSKAVRVGAYLSDEMQSQVISFLKANASTFAWATFNMKGVDRAVTSHELNVDPTFKPIRQKRWKLGPERSKAVNEQVDRLLDAGFIAEVRYPEWLANPVVVKKKNRKWRIGVDFADLNKACPKDSYPLPHIDRLVESTADNELLSFMDAFSGYNQIMMHADDREKTTFITDRGTYCYKVMSSGLKNA, from the coding sequence ATGCCGCATAATGATCCACTCCTCGTTAATATTGGTATTGGCGAATGCCAGGTCACGAAGGCCCTCATTGATACTGGTAGCTATGTCGACCTTATCTTTAGGGATACGCTCGACAAGATGGGAATCGATTTATGCGACATGAAGCCTTCATCACGAACTCTTACCGGGTTCAACGGTTCCTCGGAGCAAATAATCGGGATAATACGTCTCCCAGTCTACGCAGGGGATACAACCCGAACTGTTAAGTTCTCCGTCATTCGGGCAAAAGCGCCTTACAACGCTATCCTCGGCACCCCATGTTTGCATTCAATGAAAGCCGTTCCCTCGACTTATCATCAATGTGTCAAGTTTCCAGGAAAGGACGGAACAACACAGACAATCCGTGGAGACCAACGGGCCGCTAGGGAGCTCAGACAATCCGCGCAACAGTCAGTTTCTCTTGTCAACTCAGTTGCCAAACCAATCCATAAGATCTACCCTCAGAAGGAGGAAATCCGGGAAGTCCCCATTAATGAAGCCGGCCCGTCAAAGGCTGTACGCGTCGGCGCCTATCTCTCCGACGAGATGCAGTCACAAGTCATCTCCTTCCTCAAAGCAAACGCTTCCACTTTTGCATGGGCAACTTTTAATATGAAAGGAGTAGACCGCGCAGTCACGTCTCACGAGTTGAACGTTGATCCGACGTTCAAACCCATCCGACAGAAGAGATGGAAGCTCGGACCTGAACGATCCAAAGCCGTAAATGAGCAGGTCGACAGGCTGCTCGACGCAGGTTTCATTGCCGAAGTACGGTACCCAGAATGGCTAGCCAACCCTGTCGTAGTGAAGAAAAAGAACAGGAAATGGCGCATCGGTGTTGACTTCGCCGATTTAAACAAAGCTTGCCCGAAGGACAGCTACCCTCTCCCACACATCGATCGTCTAGTAGAATCGACAGCCGACAATGAACTCCTCTccttcatggacgccttctcagggTACAACCAAATTATGATGCACGCTGATGATCGCGAGAAAACAACATTCATAACAGATAGGGGAACGTATTGCTACAAAGTCATGTCTTCCGGTCTAAAGAACGCATGA
- the LOC125575500 gene encoding uncharacterized protein LOC125575500 has product MHRFALGKKEGDKGFGNRFVRLGFAGTVYGVPMTDVGVLASQGKAPVSPGVEMVFSVGLGGNKGSWVGAVLGQKILKKYDVEVTMKDGVGSVIVPDEITKDVAPLWDDFLVGKFLDTAPHIAKVHAIVNKIWALNDKEKMIDVFEVNPTSMKFRILNQADRNRVLRRGMWNLAGIPVVMTKWSPVAEKEKAPAQSIPMWVHLKIVPLSMFSWQGLSFVASPVGSPVRLHPETAQCLNLDVAKIFVKADLTKELPAKMNFNIQGQDILVEYSYPRLPSKCLKCGKWGHKTCPITREEQIDLPEVQIGNLDEKNKIMEKEIVVEQIEVSSEQTTEVLVVSEESLRETGKAIEMPEAAEVAQENSIQEKEHEWLDVSPGKSCRSPTTTNRVGESVQDSILTNSRFSVLSSEEEEEREEEEEGEITEPVKDFELQTDDSLKSPVGAVGKVKEGVIQRQSLPRDSKMKHKFLGDTSVQKAQEVGPSELNKKKSCRHQ; this is encoded by the exons ATGCACCGTTTTGCTCTGGGGAAAAAAGAAGGCGATAAGGGTTTTGGGAATCGATTTGTACGGCTAGGTTTTGCCGGCACCGTCTACGGGGTTCCGATGACAGACGTTGGGGTTTTGGCTTCCCAGGGAAAGGCTCCGGTCTCTCCAGGGGTGGAGATGGTTTTTTCGGTTGGTTTAGGAGGAAACAAAGGTTCGTGGGTTGGAGCTGTTCTGGGGCAGAAAATCCTGAAGAAATACGATGTCGAGGTGACGATGAAGGATGGTGTTGGATCGGTTATTGTTCCAGATGAGATCACGAAGGATGTTGCTCCCTTATGGGATGATTTCCTTGTGGGGAAGTTTCTGGATACTGCTCCTCATATAGCCAAAGTTCATGCCATTGTCAACAAAATTTGGGCTTTAAATGATAAGGAaaagatgattgatgtttttgAGGTGAACCCCACTTCGATGAAGTTCAGGATTCTTAACCAAGCGGATCGAAACAGGGTTCTTCGGAGAGGAATGTGGAATCTTGCGGGCATTCCGGTGGTTATGACTAAATGGTCGCCGGTGGCTGAAAAGGAGAAGGCTCCAGCGCAATCAATACCAATGTGGGTTCATTTGAAAATTGTTCCTTTGAGTATGTTCTCGTGGCAAGGACTTAGTTTTGTGGCAAGTCCGGTGGGCAGTCCAGTGAGGCTACATCCAGAAACAGCTCAATGTTTGAATCTGGATGTTGCTAAGATTTTTGTGAAAGCGGATCTTACGAAGGAGCTACCAGCTAAGATGAACTTCAACATACAAGGTCAAGACATTTTGGTGGAATACTCCTACCCGAGGCTGCCATCGAAGTGTCTCAAATGTGGTAAATGGGGTCACAAAACATGCCCAATTACTAGAGAAGAGCAAATAGACCTCCCTGAAGTGCAG ATTGGTAACCTggatgaaaaaaataagattatggAGAAAGAGATTGTAGTGGAGCAGATTGAAGTAAGCTCTGAGCAGACCACTGAAGTGTTAGTGGTGAGTGAAGAGTCGCTCCGGGAAACTGGGAAGGCAATAGAGATGCCGGAGGCTGCGGAAGTAGCTCAAGAAAACTCTATTCAAGAAAAGGAACATGAGTGGTTGGATGTCTCGCCTGGGAAATCATGTCGATCTCCTACCACAACTAACAGAGTGGGGGAGTCTGTTCAGGATTCTATCCTCACAAACTCTCGTTTTTCTGTGTTGAGCtctgaggaagaggaagagagagaggaagaggaggagggtgAAATAACAGAACCTGTGAAAGATTTTGAGCTGCAGACAGATGATTCTCTAAAATCTCCTGTGGGGGCTGTAGGAAAGGTTAAAGAAGGAGTTATACAACGTCAATCTCTCCCTAGAGATTCAAAAATGAAGCATAAGTTTTTGGGTGATACATCTGTTCAGAAAGCGCAGGAGGTTGGTCCCAGCGAGCTGAATAAAAAGAAATCCTGTCGTCATCAATAA